Proteins encoded within one genomic window of Calonectris borealis chromosome 1, bCalBor7.hap1.2, whole genome shotgun sequence:
- the SPRYD7 gene encoding SPRY domain-containing protein 7 isoform X2 produces MAASVFCCFSWCRDGGAGHIPLKEMPAVHLDTQRMGIWGIGVATQKANLNQIPLGRDVHSLVMRNDGALYYNNEEKNRLPANNLPQEGDVVGITYDHVELNVYLNGKNMHCPASGIRGTVYPVVYVDDSAILDCQFSEFYHTPPPGFEKILFEQQIF; encoded by the exons ATGGCCGCCTCCgtgttctgctgcttctcctggtgCAGGGATGGCGGCGCCGGCCACATCCCGCTGAAGGAGATGCCGGCGGTGCATCTCGACACGCAGCGGATGG GGATTTGGGGTATTGGAGTTGCAACCCAGAAAGCAAACTTGAATCAAATTCCACTTGGTCGAGATGTCCATAGCCTGGTGATGAGAAATGATGGAGCTCTCTACTATAACAATGAGGAGAAAAACAGACTACCAGCAAACAACCTTCCTCAGGAGGGCGATGTGGTG GGCATTACATATGACCATGTAgaattaaatgtatatttaaatggGAAGAACATGCATTGTCCAGCTTCAGGAATCCGAGGGACTGTCTATCCAGTGGTCTATG TTGATGACAGTGCCATTCTGGATTGTCAGTTCAGTGAATTTTATCATACACCTCCACCAGGGTTTGAAAAGATCCTCTTTGAGCAGCAAATCTTCTGA
- the SPRYD7 gene encoding SPRY domain-containing protein 7 isoform X1: MAASVFCCFSWCRDGGAGHIPLKEMPAVHLDTQRMGTDVVIVKNGRRICGTGGCLANAPLHQNKSYFEFKIQSTGIWGIGVATQKANLNQIPLGRDVHSLVMRNDGALYYNNEEKNRLPANNLPQEGDVVGITYDHVELNVYLNGKNMHCPASGIRGTVYPVVYVDDSAILDCQFSEFYHTPPPGFEKILFEQQIF, encoded by the exons ATGGCCGCCTCCgtgttctgctgcttctcctggtgCAGGGATGGCGGCGCCGGCCACATCCCGCTGAAGGAGATGCCGGCGGTGCATCTCGACACGCAGCGGATGG gaACAGATGTCGTCATTGTTAAAAATGGCAGAAGAATATGTGGCACAGGAGGCTGCTTAGCCAATGCACCTTTGCATCAGAACAAGAGCTATTTTGAGTTTAAAATCCAGTCCACAG GGATTTGGGGTATTGGAGTTGCAACCCAGAAAGCAAACTTGAATCAAATTCCACTTGGTCGAGATGTCCATAGCCTGGTGATGAGAAATGATGGAGCTCTCTACTATAACAATGAGGAGAAAAACAGACTACCAGCAAACAACCTTCCTCAGGAGGGCGATGTGGTG GGCATTACATATGACCATGTAgaattaaatgtatatttaaatggGAAGAACATGCATTGTCCAGCTTCAGGAATCCGAGGGACTGTCTATCCAGTGGTCTATG TTGATGACAGTGCCATTCTGGATTGTCAGTTCAGTGAATTTTATCATACACCTCCACCAGGGTTTGAAAAGATCCTCTTTGAGCAGCAAATCTTCTGA
- the TRIM13 gene encoding E3 ubiquitin-protein ligase TRIM13 isoform X1, with translation MDMMELLEEDLTCPICCSLFDDPRVLPCSHNFCRKCLEGILEGNVRNVLWRPSPFKCPTCRKETPVTGVNSLQVNYSLKGIVEKYNKIKVTPKMPVCKVHSGQPLNIFCRTDMQLICGVCATRGDHTKHVFCSIEEAYSQEKRAFETLFQGFETWRCGDALSRLDTLETSKRKALQMLTKDSDKVKEFFEKLQHTLEQKRNEILSDFETMKLAVMQAYDPEINKLNTILQEQRMAFNIAEAFKDVSEPIIFLQQMQEFREKIKVLKETPLPCSNVDISPTMKSFDTSQWNGIKLVDVDKLSLPQENNTLKFKIPSVFSRRFIVTSLICLLTLAVTRMSFVESVVDNLQCWKSQFFTISLSYLADTVEIADHAVFYWEQMTDGASLLREKCKNYTLVVLDNVAQFVCKYKLL, from the exons ATG GATATGATGGAGCTCCTAGAGGAAGATCTCACCTGTCCCATTTGCTGTAGCCTGTTTGATGATCCTCGTGTCCTGCCCTGTTCACACAATTTCTGCAGAAAGTGTCTGGAAGGAATTCTTGAGGGAAACGTGCGGAATGTGCTTTGGAGGCCATCCCCTTTCAAATGCCCCACGTGCAGGAAGGAAACTCCCGTTACTGGAGTCAACAGCTTGCAAGTCAACTATTCCCTGAAAGGTATTGTGGAGAAGTATAACAAAATCAAAGTAACTCCGAAAATGCCTGTGTGCAAAGTGCACAGCGGGCAACCCCTTAACATTTTTTGCCGGACAGACATGCAGCTCATCTGTGGGGTTTGTGCCACCCGTGGTGACCACACAAAGCACGTGTTCTGTTCTATTGAAGAAGCTTATTCCCAGGAGAAGCGGGCTTTTGAAACCCTGTTTCAGGGCTTTGAAACTTGGCGTTGTGGAGATGCCCTCTCGCGGCTGGATACCTTAGAAACCAGTaagaggaaagctctgcagaTGCTGACCAAAGATTCTGACAAAGTGAAGGAGTTCTTTGAGAAGCTGCAGCACACGCTGGAGCAGAAGCGAAATGAGATTCTCTCTGACTTTGAGACCATGAAGCTTGCAGTGATGCAGGCCTATGATCCAGAAATCAATAAACTGAACACAATTCTGCAAGAGCAACGGATGGCTTTTAACATCGCGGAGGCCTTCAAAGATGTGTCTGAACCCATTATATTTCTGCAACAGATGCAGGAATTCAGGGAAAAAATCAAGGTGCTCAAAGAAACCCCTTTACCTTGTTCCAATGTGGACATCAGCCCAACAATGAAGAGCTTTGATACCAGCCAGTGGAATGGAATAAAACTAGTTGATGTGGACAAACTTTCCTTGCCTCAGGAAAACAACACTCTTAAATTCAAGATTCCCTCAGTCTTTTCGCGCAGATTTATAGTGACCTCTCTTATTTGCTTGCTTACTCTGGCTGTCACCAGAATGTCCTTTGTGGAGTCAGTTGTTGACAATCTCCAGTGCTGGAAATCTCAATTCTTTACAATTAGCTTGTCCTATTTGGCAGATACAGTGGAGATAGCAGATCATGCAGTCTTTTACTGGGAACAGATGACAGATGGAGCTTCACTTCTAAGAGAAAAGTGTAAAAACTATACGTTGGTTGTACTGGATAATGTTGCACAGTTTGTGTGCAAATATAAACTGTTGTGA
- the TRIM13 gene encoding E3 ubiquitin-protein ligase TRIM13 isoform X2 codes for MMELLEEDLTCPICCSLFDDPRVLPCSHNFCRKCLEGILEGNVRNVLWRPSPFKCPTCRKETPVTGVNSLQVNYSLKGIVEKYNKIKVTPKMPVCKVHSGQPLNIFCRTDMQLICGVCATRGDHTKHVFCSIEEAYSQEKRAFETLFQGFETWRCGDALSRLDTLETSKRKALQMLTKDSDKVKEFFEKLQHTLEQKRNEILSDFETMKLAVMQAYDPEINKLNTILQEQRMAFNIAEAFKDVSEPIIFLQQMQEFREKIKVLKETPLPCSNVDISPTMKSFDTSQWNGIKLVDVDKLSLPQENNTLKFKIPSVFSRRFIVTSLICLLTLAVTRMSFVESVVDNLQCWKSQFFTISLSYLADTVEIADHAVFYWEQMTDGASLLREKCKNYTLVVLDNVAQFVCKYKLL; via the coding sequence ATGATGGAGCTCCTAGAGGAAGATCTCACCTGTCCCATTTGCTGTAGCCTGTTTGATGATCCTCGTGTCCTGCCCTGTTCACACAATTTCTGCAGAAAGTGTCTGGAAGGAATTCTTGAGGGAAACGTGCGGAATGTGCTTTGGAGGCCATCCCCTTTCAAATGCCCCACGTGCAGGAAGGAAACTCCCGTTACTGGAGTCAACAGCTTGCAAGTCAACTATTCCCTGAAAGGTATTGTGGAGAAGTATAACAAAATCAAAGTAACTCCGAAAATGCCTGTGTGCAAAGTGCACAGCGGGCAACCCCTTAACATTTTTTGCCGGACAGACATGCAGCTCATCTGTGGGGTTTGTGCCACCCGTGGTGACCACACAAAGCACGTGTTCTGTTCTATTGAAGAAGCTTATTCCCAGGAGAAGCGGGCTTTTGAAACCCTGTTTCAGGGCTTTGAAACTTGGCGTTGTGGAGATGCCCTCTCGCGGCTGGATACCTTAGAAACCAGTaagaggaaagctctgcagaTGCTGACCAAAGATTCTGACAAAGTGAAGGAGTTCTTTGAGAAGCTGCAGCACACGCTGGAGCAGAAGCGAAATGAGATTCTCTCTGACTTTGAGACCATGAAGCTTGCAGTGATGCAGGCCTATGATCCAGAAATCAATAAACTGAACACAATTCTGCAAGAGCAACGGATGGCTTTTAACATCGCGGAGGCCTTCAAAGATGTGTCTGAACCCATTATATTTCTGCAACAGATGCAGGAATTCAGGGAAAAAATCAAGGTGCTCAAAGAAACCCCTTTACCTTGTTCCAATGTGGACATCAGCCCAACAATGAAGAGCTTTGATACCAGCCAGTGGAATGGAATAAAACTAGTTGATGTGGACAAACTTTCCTTGCCTCAGGAAAACAACACTCTTAAATTCAAGATTCCCTCAGTCTTTTCGCGCAGATTTATAGTGACCTCTCTTATTTGCTTGCTTACTCTGGCTGTCACCAGAATGTCCTTTGTGGAGTCAGTTGTTGACAATCTCCAGTGCTGGAAATCTCAATTCTTTACAATTAGCTTGTCCTATTTGGCAGATACAGTGGAGATAGCAGATCATGCAGTCTTTTACTGGGAACAGATGACAGATGGAGCTTCACTTCTAAGAGAAAAGTGTAAAAACTATACGTTGGTTGTACTGGATAATGTTGCACAGTTTGTGTGCAAATATAAACTGTTGTGA